Proteins encoded together in one Terriglobus saanensis SP1PR4 window:
- a CDS encoding DUF3536 domain-containing protein has product MARTRRLKSRADVSPAALGERYVCIHGHFYQPPRENPWLETVESQSSAAPWHDWNERITAECYSPNGASRILNEENKIVRITNNYARMSFNFGPTLLSWLQEFAPRTYTMILDADKASADRYSGHGSAMAQVYNHIIMPLTSRRDALTQIRWGIGDFEFRFGRKPEGMWLAETAVNHDVLDLLAQEGIKFTVLAPLQAAAVRPLTKAGAPEAEWTDVTGGVVNANTPYLVKLPEGRSIDVFFYDGDGSRAVAFEGVLDSGKDFGKRLVSRFHETEYLEDGKPLPQIVNIATDGESYGHHHKHGDMALAYAMHYLEDKGLAKLTNYAEFLEKFPPRMEARVVEDSSWSCAHGVERWKSDCGCNGGKPGWNQKWRAPLRDALDRLRDAVDPLTDQLGGTFFHDVWAARDAYIRIILNRSTENEARYFAEFGTHELTAEERVRAWELMELQRHTQLMYTSCGWFFDDITGIETVQIIAYAGRVLELTHKLFGREVATPIQDAFLATLAEAKSNIKTPADGAEVYYQWVQKMFIGLEQVGAHYAISSIFRPYPEEGGLFCFDVRRISEEVFTSGRGRLAIGRAEIRSRITEEQEEVSFAVLHLGDQNLSAAVCPYTEASEVAFAEFEQNVHTAMESANLPEVIRLIDRYFGQTAYSLTSLFHDEQQRILRSILDATVIEVETSLRTIYEDHSSLLRFLSRAGMESPPALALAAGFALNASFRQALETDPFDSVLVASLLRRATEDKVTLNEAELSFAAAACMQRAMHRLEAGADATHPAEAIAQTLDIAETLRDLPFEVDLWQAQNIWNDLLRRGSGYWPSEWRTSWMRLGEALNLDTERLVTESGVSAFAPATPL; this is encoded by the coding sequence ATGGCCCGCACACGTCGATTGAAATCCCGCGCTGATGTCTCCCCCGCTGCACTGGGTGAGCGCTATGTCTGCATTCACGGTCACTTCTATCAGCCACCCCGCGAAAATCCCTGGCTTGAAACGGTAGAGTCGCAATCGTCCGCCGCGCCCTGGCACGACTGGAACGAGCGCATCACGGCGGAGTGCTACTCGCCCAACGGCGCTTCGCGCATCCTCAACGAAGAGAACAAGATCGTCCGCATTACGAATAACTACGCCCGGATGAGCTTCAACTTCGGGCCTACGCTGCTGAGCTGGCTGCAGGAGTTTGCGCCGCGCACGTACACCATGATTCTCGACGCGGACAAGGCCAGCGCCGACCGCTACAGCGGTCACGGCTCCGCCATGGCACAGGTCTACAACCACATCATCATGCCGCTGACGTCCCGCCGTGATGCGCTCACGCAGATTCGTTGGGGTATCGGCGACTTTGAGTTCCGCTTTGGACGCAAGCCGGAAGGCATGTGGCTGGCGGAGACCGCCGTCAATCACGACGTCCTCGACCTGCTCGCGCAGGAGGGGATCAAGTTCACCGTCCTTGCACCGCTGCAGGCCGCAGCAGTACGTCCGCTCACGAAAGCAGGCGCACCTGAGGCGGAGTGGACGGATGTCACGGGCGGTGTCGTGAATGCCAATACGCCGTACCTCGTGAAACTGCCCGAGGGCCGCTCCATCGATGTCTTCTTTTATGACGGTGATGGCTCCCGGGCTGTCGCGTTTGAAGGCGTGCTCGACTCTGGCAAGGACTTCGGCAAGCGCCTCGTCTCGCGCTTTCATGAGACCGAATACCTGGAAGACGGAAAACCTCTTCCGCAGATCGTGAACATCGCGACGGACGGGGAAAGCTACGGGCATCACCACAAGCACGGCGACATGGCGCTCGCCTATGCGATGCACTATCTCGAAGACAAAGGTCTGGCAAAGCTGACCAACTACGCCGAGTTTCTGGAGAAGTTTCCTCCACGGATGGAGGCGCGCGTCGTCGAAGACTCTTCGTGGTCCTGCGCCCACGGCGTGGAACGCTGGAAGAGCGACTGCGGTTGTAACGGCGGCAAGCCGGGCTGGAACCAGAAGTGGAGGGCGCCGCTTCGCGATGCGCTGGATCGTCTGCGTGATGCTGTCGATCCGCTCACGGACCAGCTCGGCGGAACTTTCTTCCACGACGTCTGGGCCGCGCGCGACGCGTACATCCGCATCATCCTCAATCGCTCCACCGAGAACGAGGCACGCTACTTTGCGGAGTTTGGCACGCATGAACTGACAGCGGAAGAGCGTGTCCGCGCCTGGGAGTTGATGGAGCTCCAGCGCCACACCCAGCTCATGTACACCTCCTGCGGCTGGTTTTTCGACGACATCACCGGCATCGAGACCGTGCAGATCATCGCCTATGCCGGACGCGTCCTTGAACTGACGCACAAGCTCTTCGGTAGAGAGGTGGCAACGCCCATTCAGGACGCCTTCCTCGCCACGCTGGCAGAGGCGAAGAGCAACATCAAGACTCCGGCGGATGGCGCGGAGGTCTACTACCAGTGGGTCCAGAAGATGTTTATCGGTCTGGAGCAGGTAGGAGCGCACTACGCCATCAGCTCGATCTTCCGGCCCTATCCGGAAGAGGGCGGACTCTTCTGCTTCGACGTCCGCCGCATTTCGGAAGAGGTCTTCACCTCCGGGCGCGGACGCCTCGCCATCGGTCGCGCGGAGATTCGCAGCCGCATCACGGAGGAGCAGGAGGAGGTCAGCTTCGCCGTGCTTCATCTCGGCGACCAGAACCTCTCCGCCGCCGTCTGCCCGTATACCGAGGCGTCGGAGGTTGCCTTTGCGGAGTTTGAACAGAACGTCCACACCGCAATGGAGAGCGCCAATCTCCCCGAGGTCATCCGCCTTATCGACCGCTACTTCGGACAGACAGCTTATTCGCTGACCTCTCTCTTCCACGACGAACAGCAGCGTATTCTGCGCAGTATTCTGGACGCAACGGTGATCGAGGTGGAAACCAGTCTTCGCACCATCTACGAAGATCATTCGTCTCTTCTGCGCTTCCTCTCCCGCGCTGGCATGGAGTCTCCTCCCGCGCTGGCCCTGGCGGCAGGCTTTGCCTTGAACGCCAGCTTTCGTCAGGCGCTCGAAACCGATCCCTTCGACTCCGTTCTGGTGGCTTCGCTGCTCCGGCGGGCGACGGAGGACAAGGTCACGCTCAATGAAGCCGAACTCAGCTTTGCCGCTGCTGCATGCATGCAGCGCGCCATGCATCGCCTGGAAGCAGGCGCGGATGCCACCCATCCCGCGGAAGCCATCGCGCAGACGCTGGATATCGCCGAAACCCTCCGCGACCTGCCTTTTGAGGTCGACCTCTGGCAGGCGCAGAATATCTGGAACGACCTTCTCCGCCGCGGCTCCGGCTACTGGCCCAGCGAATGGCGCACAAGTTGGATGCGTCTCGGCGAAGCGCTCAACCTGGACACGGAGCGTCTGGTGACGGAGTCGGGCGTCTCCGCCTTCGCACCGGCCACACCCCTATAG
- a CDS encoding DNA-3-methyladenine glycosylase family protein, which produces MSESHPARTRKPPYDTEAALAHLTARDAKLGRLIARAGAFTMRTAGQQSPFEALTEAIVFQQLHGKAAATIHRRLLESFHPVCGIGLHPSPEHLLDCPNEQLRGAGLSHNKALALRDLAAKTLDGTVPTLAKIRRMDDEAIIEHLTQVRGIGRWTVEMMLIFRLGRPDVLPVDDYGVRKGFALTFLGLKSTGKVVPRDLPKAVVIEKRAEKWRPFRSVASWYMYRACDLAAGKQLQPK; this is translated from the coding sequence ATGTCGGAAAGCCATCCAGCCCGCACGCGCAAGCCACCTTACGATACCGAAGCAGCCCTCGCGCACCTGACTGCGCGCGACGCCAAGCTGGGCCGCCTCATCGCGCGGGCTGGTGCCTTCACCATGCGTACAGCGGGGCAACAGTCGCCCTTTGAAGCACTGACGGAGGCCATCGTCTTCCAGCAGCTTCACGGCAAGGCTGCGGCTACGATCCATCGCCGCCTGCTGGAAAGCTTCCATCCCGTCTGCGGCATCGGCCTTCATCCTTCGCCAGAGCATCTTCTGGATTGCCCCAACGAGCAGTTGCGCGGCGCGGGTCTCTCGCATAACAAAGCGCTTGCCCTCCGCGACCTCGCTGCCAAGACTCTCGACGGCACCGTGCCCACGCTTGCGAAGATCCGCCGTATGGACGACGAGGCCATCATCGAACACCTCACGCAGGTCCGCGGCATCGGCCGCTGGACGGTGGAGATGATGCTGATCTTCCGCCTTGGCCGTCCGGACGTTCTTCCCGTGGACGACTATGGAGTGCGCAAAGGCTTTGCCCTTACTTTTCTTGGCCTTAAGTCGACAGGCAAGGTCGTTCCCCGCGACCTTCCCAAAGCAGTTGTCATCGAAAAGCGTGCTGAGAAGTGGCGTCCCTTCCGATCCGTGGCAAGCTGGTACATGTACCGCGCCTGCGATCTGGCAGCGGGCAAACAACTACAGCCGAAATGA
- the hpnI gene encoding bacteriohopanetetrol glucosamine biosynthesis glycosyltransferase HpnI: MTPSTEIAPDLAAHIAIAVSIFCALMTLAGLVYMVLTLRAGRSFTHHWRAHPLTALATAPTVTLLKPLKGVDARMYAGLRSHCLQQYAGRYEILFGVSSLEDPAVAEIDRLRAEFPELAIRVLECPERLGTSGKVSNLAQMLPHALGEILLVNDSDILVSPHYLARVVAGFTPRGKKKVGMVTTPYLGASAKGHGLLSRIEALGIATEFFPSVLTARMLEGGLRFGLGSTLAMPRTVLEEIGGFAPLTEHLADDYELGARIYRAGYAIELVPEIVETIVPRYTLRGFCDHQLRWMRSVRDSRRAGYLGVAVTYVIAWALATCVASGFELWSFTLLSVALLARVAVALSIGVGILRDEQVLRDIWLLPLRDCIGLLLWAWSYAGDTVVWRGERFHLRRGILHRS; the protein is encoded by the coding sequence GTGACTCCTTCCACTGAAATCGCCCCCGACCTCGCCGCGCACATCGCTATCGCCGTCTCCATCTTCTGCGCCCTGATGACGCTTGCGGGCCTCGTCTACATGGTGCTGACGCTCCGCGCGGGTCGCAGTTTTACGCACCATTGGCGCGCGCATCCGCTCACCGCTCTTGCGACGGCTCCCACCGTCACGCTGCTGAAACCGCTCAAAGGCGTGGACGCGCGCATGTACGCCGGACTTCGCTCACACTGCTTGCAGCAGTATGCGGGACGGTACGAGATCCTCTTCGGCGTTTCGTCTCTGGAAGACCCCGCCGTGGCGGAGATCGACCGCCTTCGAGCGGAGTTTCCGGAGCTTGCGATCCGTGTCCTCGAGTGCCCGGAACGCCTCGGCACCAGCGGCAAGGTGAGCAATCTGGCGCAGATGCTCCCGCACGCCCTCGGCGAGATCCTCCTCGTCAACGACAGCGACATTCTCGTCTCTCCGCACTACCTGGCGCGCGTCGTCGCAGGCTTCACACCGCGCGGAAAAAAGAAGGTCGGCATGGTCACCACGCCGTATCTCGGCGCGTCGGCCAAGGGCCATGGCCTGCTCTCGCGTATTGAAGCCCTAGGCATCGCCACGGAGTTCTTTCCCAGCGTCCTGACCGCGCGCATGCTGGAAGGCGGCCTCCGCTTTGGCCTCGGTTCCACGCTCGCCATGCCGCGTACTGTGTTGGAAGAAATCGGCGGCTTCGCTCCCCTCACAGAACATCTCGCGGACGACTACGAACTTGGAGCGCGGATCTATCGCGCAGGTTACGCTATTGAGCTGGTGCCAGAGATCGTGGAGACCATCGTCCCGCGCTATACACTGCGCGGCTTCTGCGACCATCAGCTGCGGTGGATGCGCTCTGTGCGCGACTCGCGCCGCGCGGGATACCTTGGTGTCGCCGTTACGTACGTGATCGCGTGGGCGCTGGCTACGTGCGTTGCCAGCGGCTTCGAGCTCTGGAGCTTCACGTTGCTCTCCGTGGCTCTGCTAGCAAGGGTGGCCGTGGCGCTTTCGATTGGTGTTGGCATCCTGCGCGACGAACAGGTCCTCCGCGACATCTGGCTGTTGCCGCTGCGTGACTGCATCGGACTTCTGCTTTGGGCGTGGAGCTATGCGGGAGATACGGTCGTCTGGCGCGGCGAACGCTTTCATCTGCGGCGAGGCATTCTTCACCGGAGCTAA
- a CDS encoding ABC transporter permease — MRLSDQKETIKMALDTLRANKLRSGLTILGIVIGVITVIIMSSVINGLNDNVNGMISELGTNTLMIFRFEVFGKRPTPAMLLRKQLTYEDAQSLMHLPHVASVAASLRYQNFDAFGGAGMSILKANGHKVENAPLGGESWTSRDVNDWHIVRGRFFNQMDEERSANVTVLAHDAAETLFPGLDPIGQEITVNGMTFTVIGQIDTLKQAFSSGKNPDDDFAFFPITTFHKLHPEVLDYWLSLKYDDPMNRPAVEEEVRDVLRARRKVKSDQDDNFAMFGSDALTRLWTQLTGGLFILMFALSSVGLMVGGVGVMNIMLVSVTERTREIGIRKAIGATKRTILYQFTLEAMTLCAVGGLLGVTIGCFVVLGMHFFLPALLSATWVIAAFLISCTIGLVFGIYPAWKAANLNPIEALRYE; from the coding sequence ATGCGCCTTAGCGACCAGAAAGAAACGATCAAAATGGCGCTCGACACGCTGCGCGCCAACAAGCTGCGCAGCGGTCTTACCATCCTCGGCATTGTCATCGGTGTGATTACGGTCATTATCATGTCGAGCGTAATCAATGGCCTGAACGATAACGTGAACGGCATGATCTCCGAGCTGGGAACCAACACGCTCATGATCTTCCGCTTCGAGGTCTTTGGGAAGCGTCCCACGCCCGCGATGCTTCTGCGCAAGCAGCTTACGTATGAGGACGCGCAATCTCTGATGCATCTGCCGCACGTCGCCAGCGTTGCCGCCTCGCTGCGTTATCAGAACTTCGACGCCTTCGGTGGAGCAGGCATGTCCATCCTCAAAGCGAACGGGCATAAGGTGGAAAACGCTCCGCTCGGCGGCGAATCCTGGACCTCGCGCGACGTCAACGACTGGCACATCGTGCGCGGACGTTTCTTCAACCAGATGGACGAAGAACGCTCTGCCAACGTGACCGTGCTCGCGCATGACGCGGCGGAGACGCTCTTTCCCGGCCTCGATCCTATCGGCCAGGAGATCACCGTCAACGGCATGACCTTCACCGTCATTGGGCAGATCGACACGCTCAAACAGGCCTTCAGCAGCGGCAAGAATCCCGACGACGACTTCGCTTTCTTCCCCATCACCACCTTCCACAAGCTCCATCCCGAGGTGCTCGACTACTGGTTGAGCCTGAAATACGACGATCCCATGAACCGTCCGGCGGTGGAAGAAGAGGTGCGCGACGTCCTCCGCGCGCGCCGCAAGGTGAAGTCCGACCAGGACGACAACTTCGCCATGTTCGGCTCCGACGCGCTGACGCGCCTGTGGACGCAGCTCACCGGTGGCCTCTTCATCCTGATGTTTGCGTTGTCCAGCGTCGGCCTGATGGTGGGCGGCGTTGGTGTGATGAACATCATGCTCGTCTCCGTCACGGAACGAACGCGCGAGATCGGCATCCGCAAAGCCATCGGCGCGACCAAGCGCACGATCCTCTACCAGTTCACGTTGGAGGCGATGACCCTCTGCGCCGTGGGAGGCCTGCTGGGCGTCACCATCGGCTGCTTCGTCGTCCTGGGCATGCACTTCTTCCTTCCGGCGCTGCTCTCTGCGACGTGGGTGATCGCGGCGTTTCTCATCTCCTGCACCATCGGCCTCGTCTTCGGTATCTATCCTGCGTGGAAGGCGGCGAACCTGAACCCCATCGAAGCGCTGCGCTACGAGTAG
- a CDS encoding ABC transporter permease, whose product MDLKEAFKLALQSLWANKLRTVLTLLGVMIGVASVIAVVTLVNGANAYVDQKLNTFGSDVFTVSKQPTAITSFEDYTKFQKRKNVQVDAYRWLVEQCHKCALIGVQQTTRGTVKFSTESVTDVALRGWTSGMPVLNNLDIAQGRTFTQSEEDHSAHVAIIGTDIQENLLKSEDPIGKEIRVDGVPYTVVGVGAKQGKTLGQSQDNWVAVPLPAFQRSYGLQKSVTIFLKARGGSGLAMQDAMEETRVLMRAFRHDIPGSDDDFNLDQNDAFATIMKQITGWFAAIAIPAAGISLVVGGIVIMNIMLVSVTERTREIGIRKALGARKKDVMAQFIIESALMSLVGGIIGVFGGVLVAYGVTIVAGFPANVAIWSILVGLFVSTVTGIFFGVYPARKAADLDPIVALRSDM is encoded by the coding sequence ATGGATCTAAAAGAAGCCTTCAAACTCGCTCTGCAGTCGCTCTGGGCCAACAAACTCCGGACGGTCCTCACGCTTCTGGGCGTGATGATCGGCGTCGCTTCGGTTATTGCTGTCGTCACGCTGGTGAACGGCGCGAACGCCTATGTCGACCAGAAGCTCAACACCTTCGGCAGCGACGTCTTCACCGTCAGCAAGCAGCCTACGGCGATCACCAGCTTCGAGGACTATACCAAGTTCCAGAAACGTAAAAACGTCCAGGTGGACGCCTACCGCTGGCTGGTGGAGCAGTGCCACAAGTGCGCTCTTATCGGTGTACAGCAGACGACGCGCGGCACGGTGAAATTCAGTACCGAATCCGTTACCGACGTTGCTCTGCGGGGTTGGACCAGTGGCATGCCTGTACTCAACAACCTCGACATCGCGCAGGGCCGCACCTTTACGCAGTCGGAAGAAGACCACTCCGCGCACGTCGCCATCATCGGTACCGATATTCAGGAAAACCTCTTGAAGAGCGAGGATCCCATCGGCAAAGAGATCCGCGTGGACGGTGTTCCGTACACGGTAGTCGGCGTGGGTGCGAAGCAGGGAAAGACCTTAGGGCAGAGCCAGGACAACTGGGTTGCCGTTCCTCTGCCCGCGTTTCAACGCAGCTACGGCCTGCAGAAGTCGGTCACGATCTTCCTCAAGGCGCGCGGCGGCTCCGGCCTGGCCATGCAGGACGCGATGGAAGAGACGCGCGTACTCATGCGCGCCTTCCGCCACGACATTCCCGGCTCCGATGACGACTTCAATCTGGACCAGAACGACGCCTTCGCCACCATCATGAAGCAGATTACGGGCTGGTTCGCGGCGATTGCGATTCCCGCGGCGGGGATCTCGCTGGTCGTCGGCGGTATCGTCATCATGAACATCATGCTGGTCAGCGTAACCGAGCGCACACGCGAGATTGGCATTCGCAAGGCCCTCGGCGCGCGCAAGAAGGACGTCATGGCGCAGTTCATTATCGAAAGCGCCCTGATGTCTCTCGTGGGAGGCATCATCGGCGTCTTCGGCGGTGTCCTCGTGGCGTACGGAGTCACCATTGTTGCCGGTTTTCCAGCTAACGTCGCGATCTGGAGCATCCTCGTTGGCCTCTTCGTCAGTACGGTGACGGGAATCTTCTTCGGCGTCTACCCGGCACGCAAGGCGGCGGACCTCGATCCCATCGTTGCGCTCAGGAGTGATATGTAA
- a CDS encoding MBL fold metallo-hydrolase codes for MNLLKPAVRVGGKFQNPVPTEMSALTMMPRLLVAAIAARAEESVPKIPLGPFVTDPAAFAVPSATGLRITWLGHSSLLVEIDGTNLLIDPVFSERASMVQWAGPKRFFPPPLRIEDLPRIDAVLLSHDHYDHLDAPAMPLLVERTTEFICSLGVDEHLRRWGVPPSKIRAMNWMDSITLPSGLKITALPARHFSGRSLRRFRTLWSSFVLQGSKHRVYFGADSGPWPGFRRIGEEFGPFDLAMVEVGAWNKLWGAIHLGPENAAFAFRDLQARVSMPIHWGLFNLALHAWFQPAEQITQLALARNKPLFMPVPGVPTDVTGFNQNSLWWRRYMTAK; via the coding sequence ATGAATCTCCTCAAACCAGCCGTCCGGGTCGGCGGCAAGTTTCAAAACCCTGTCCCAACCGAAATGTCGGCCTTGACCATGATGCCCCGCCTTTTGGTGGCGGCGATTGCGGCACGGGCCGAAGAGAGCGTTCCAAAGATCCCCCTTGGGCCCTTCGTGACCGATCCGGCGGCCTTCGCCGTCCCCTCCGCAACCGGCCTGCGCATCACCTGGCTGGGCCATTCGTCGCTGCTGGTGGAGATCGATGGCACAAACCTTCTGATCGATCCAGTCTTCAGCGAACGGGCCTCCATGGTGCAATGGGCAGGACCGAAGCGGTTTTTCCCTCCCCCGCTGCGGATCGAAGACCTGCCGCGCATCGACGCCGTCCTGCTCTCGCACGATCACTATGACCACCTGGACGCACCCGCCATGCCCTTACTCGTGGAACGCACGACGGAGTTTATTTGTTCCCTGGGCGTGGACGAGCATCTGCGACGATGGGGCGTTCCCCCCAGCAAGATCCGGGCGATGAACTGGATGGATTCCATCACCCTCCCCAGCGGCCTGAAGATTACGGCGCTCCCTGCGCGGCACTTCAGCGGCCGCAGCCTGCGGCGCTTCCGGACGCTCTGGTCCTCGTTTGTTCTGCAGGGGTCGAAACATCGCGTGTACTTTGGCGCGGATTCGGGTCCGTGGCCGGGATTCCGCCGCATTGGCGAAGAGTTTGGGCCATTCGACCTGGCCATGGTGGAGGTCGGCGCATGGAACAAGCTCTGGGGGGCCATTCATCTTGGGCCGGAGAATGCGGCGTTTGCCTTCCGCGATCTGCAAGCGCGCGTGTCCATGCCAATCCACTGGGGACTCTTCAATCTGGCGCTGCATGCCTGGTTTCAGCCAGCGGAGCAGATCACGCAGCTGGCGCTGGCGAGGAACAAGCCGCTCTTCATGCCGGTGCCGGGCGTACCTACGGATGTGACGGGGTTCAACCAGAACTCGCTGTGGTGGCGGCGGTATATGACGGCGAAGTAG
- a CDS encoding GNAT family N-acetyltransferase, with the protein MSIEIQYRPGTPGDLSAVNAVEEACFQPPLRFSKGLLRRMLRDDLSLVALSSKEIAGFVIASLETENSQRFGYIATLEVLSAYRRHGVARHLLMTAEDLLRNEGCRYVALHVAMNNVAAMALYASCGYESVGTVEKFYPNGTDAALMVHLL; encoded by the coding sequence ATGTCGATCGAAATCCAATACCGGCCGGGAACCCCCGGCGACCTCTCCGCGGTGAATGCCGTAGAAGAGGCATGCTTTCAGCCCCCCCTCCGCTTTTCGAAGGGCCTGTTGCGGCGAATGCTGCGCGACGACCTGAGCCTGGTAGCCCTGAGCAGCAAAGAGATCGCCGGCTTCGTCATCGCCAGCCTGGAAACAGAAAACTCCCAACGTTTCGGCTATATCGCCACGCTGGAGGTCCTGAGCGCCTATCGCAGGCACGGCGTGGCACGGCATCTGCTCATGACGGCGGAAGACCTTCTACGCAACGAGGGTTGCCGTTATGTCGCCCTGCACGTAGCCATGAATAACGTCGCAGCGATGGCCCTTTATGCCAGTTGCGGCTACGAGTCTGTGGGCACAGTGGAGAAGTTCTATCCAAACGGTACGGACGCGGCGCTGATGGTACACCTGCTTTAG
- a CDS encoding YcxB family protein, with amino-acid sequence MAEKTKVKQNQSWKGYVSIALACLAIGLAPQLPAARTPVFSIFAVFILYSVACKPLARRAQEKCLKAIYDEEQAKLNDQVLTIDESGVSCDQSKGLATSHQTWPAFIKRIDTPDAFVFLPSPNTFLRIPKEHLTLADQQLILEWSSRPQGLGNSTQLPKSQ; translated from the coding sequence ATGGCAGAGAAAACAAAGGTAAAGCAAAATCAATCCTGGAAAGGCTACGTGTCGATCGCTCTCGCATGCCTCGCTATCGGTCTCGCACCACAGCTTCCTGCAGCGCGCACACCCGTTTTCTCGATCTTTGCGGTGTTCATCCTCTATTCGGTTGCATGTAAACCGCTTGCAAGGCGCGCTCAGGAAAAATGCTTAAAAGCTATCTACGATGAAGAGCAAGCCAAACTCAACGACCAGGTGCTCACCATCGACGAGTCGGGCGTCTCGTGCGATCAAAGCAAGGGACTAGCCACCTCACACCAAACCTGGCCCGCGTTTATTAAGCGCATCGATACGCCTGACGCCTTCGTCTTCCTGCCCTCCCCGAATACCTTCCTCCGCATCCCGAAAGAGCACCTGACTCTGGCAGATCAGCAGCTTATTCTGGAATGGAGTTCAAGGCCGCAGGGCTTGGGTAACTCCACGCAGCTGCCAAAATCGCAATAG
- a CDS encoding type II toxin-antitoxin system RelE/ParE family toxin, translating into MARVKDTIYVLHCFTKNTAKTEKRDLATAEQRWKRVQQRLREEQKNEKQRLQQG; encoded by the coding sequence CTGGCCCGAGTAAAAGACACCATCTACGTTCTGCACTGCTTTACAAAGAACACGGCCAAAACAGAAAAGCGGGATCTTGCCACAGCAGAGCAGCGTTGGAAGCGAGTGCAGCAACGATTACGAGAGGAGCAGAAGAATGAAAAGCAAAGACTTCAACAAGGATAA
- a CDS encoding helix-turn-helix domain-containing protein produces MKSKDFNKDKTPHLTHGSVLDELGFSASEALEIKVKAEIYRDLLQYIQERGFAQQELGTLLAIHQPDVSNLLNGRVSKFSVSKLIKFAGKLNLGAEVKLTKPKAGKLPSITASHKAPKRIAAKLSLKAR; encoded by the coding sequence ATGAAAAGCAAAGACTTCAACAAGGATAAAACCCCGCATCTGACGCATGGAAGTGTGCTGGATGAGCTTGGCTTCAGCGCCTCTGAAGCTCTGGAGATCAAGGTCAAAGCGGAGATCTACCGCGATCTGCTTCAGTACATTCAAGAGCGAGGCTTCGCGCAGCAGGAGCTCGGCACTCTGCTGGCGATTCACCAGCCCGATGTGAGCAATCTTTTGAATGGCCGTGTCTCCAAGTTCAGCGTCAGCAAGCTCATCAAGTTCGCCGGAAAACTGAATCTCGGTGCCGAGGTCAAGCTGACGAAGCCAAAGGCTGGCAAATTACCGAGCATCACCGCCTCACATAAGGCACCGAAGCGCATCGCTGCAAAATTGAGTTTGAAAGCACGCTGA